In one window of Bradyrhizobium sp. AZCC 1721 DNA:
- the chrA gene encoding chromate efflux transporter, whose amino-acid sequence MNKVAETDAVRETGHGISFGEAFRVWLRVAILSFGGPAGQIAVMHRILVEEKNWISEGRFLHALNYCMLLPGPEAQQLATYIGWLLHRTAGGIMAGGLFILPGIIAIMGLSYIYAAYGNVGFIEALFFGLKAAVLAIVVHAVVRVGKRSLRNRVMIALAAIAFVAIFFFNVPFPVIIIAAGVIGYFGARSGRPEFAAIEHGGGGKQSAAVDSLLGEDLPDHVRPGVARALRVSSIWLLLWVVPVAALLIGLGQTNVFSQIALFFSKMAMVTFGGAYAVLAYVAQQAVEHYHWLQPREMLDGLGMAETTPGPLIMVLQFVGFMAAYRDPGTLSPMWAATLGGLLATWVTFIPCFLWIFLGAPYIETLRGNKGLAGALSAITAAVVGVILNLSIWFGLHTLFRQTTPVRSFALSFDMPVWGSLDIAAFVLAAAAATAIFRLNVGMLIVLAASCITGILLRLVGVI is encoded by the coding sequence ATGAACAAGGTGGCCGAAACGGATGCCGTCAGGGAAACTGGTCACGGCATCAGTTTCGGCGAGGCTTTCAGGGTCTGGCTGCGGGTCGCCATATTGAGTTTTGGCGGCCCAGCCGGGCAGATCGCGGTGATGCACCGCATCCTGGTCGAGGAAAAGAACTGGATCTCCGAAGGCCGGTTTTTGCATGCGCTGAACTACTGCATGCTGTTGCCGGGCCCGGAAGCGCAGCAGCTTGCGACTTATATCGGCTGGCTGCTGCACCGAACGGCCGGCGGCATCATGGCGGGCGGGCTGTTCATCCTGCCCGGCATCATCGCCATCATGGGCTTGAGTTACATCTATGCGGCCTATGGCAATGTCGGTTTCATCGAGGCGCTGTTCTTCGGGCTGAAGGCTGCAGTGCTGGCGATCGTGGTCCATGCAGTCGTCCGGGTCGGCAAGCGGTCCCTACGCAATCGCGTGATGATTGCGCTCGCGGCGATCGCATTTGTCGCGATCTTCTTTTTCAACGTTCCCTTCCCGGTCATCATCATCGCGGCCGGCGTGATCGGCTATTTCGGCGCGCGCAGCGGCCGGCCAGAGTTTGCCGCCATCGAACACGGTGGCGGCGGCAAGCAGTCCGCGGCGGTCGACAGCCTGCTCGGCGAGGACCTGCCCGACCATGTCCGCCCCGGCGTGGCGCGCGCGCTGCGCGTAAGCTCGATATGGTTGTTGCTGTGGGTGGTGCCGGTCGCGGCGCTGCTGATCGGGCTTGGACAGACCAATGTGTTCAGCCAGATCGCGCTGTTCTTTTCCAAGATGGCGATGGTGACGTTCGGCGGCGCCTATGCAGTGCTGGCCTACGTCGCCCAGCAGGCGGTCGAGCATTATCACTGGCTACAGCCACGCGAGATGCTGGATGGCCTCGGCATGGCCGAAACCACGCCGGGGCCCTTAATCATGGTGCTGCAGTTCGTCGGCTTCATGGCGGCCTATCGCGATCCCGGCACGTTGTCGCCAATGTGGGCCGCCACGCTCGGCGGATTGCTGGCGACCTGGGTCACCTTCATCCCCTGCTTCCTCTGGATCTTCCTCGGCGCGCCCTACATCGAGACGCTACGCGGCAACAAGGGGCTTGCGGGCGCCCTTTCCGCGATCACCGCCGCCGTGGTCGGCGTGATTCTCAATCTCTCGATCTGGTTCGGATTGCACACACTGTTTCGGCAGACCACGCCGGTCCGCTCGTTCGCCCTGTCGTTCGACATGCCGGTGTGGGGAAGCCTGGATATTGCTGCCTTCGTGCTTGCGGCGGCCGCGGCCACGGCGATCTTCCGTCTTAACGTCGGAATGCTCATCGTTCTTGCTGCTTCATGCATCACGGGCATCCTGCTGCGGTTGGTGGGCGTCATCTAG
- a CDS encoding cation diffusion facilitator family transporter encodes MAHHHDDHDHSHARSHAGHSHAPDNFGWAFAIGATLNTAFVIAELIFGYAANSLALISDAVHNLSDVIALLLAWAAAWLAQKQPTQRHTYGYRRASILAALFNAGLLLVAVGGIVVEAVNRLFAPAPVAGWTVVLVAALGVAINGGTALLFMRGRHGDLNIRGAYLHMAADAGVSLGVVVAAGIIMLTGWLWLDPAISLVIAAVVFWSGWGLARDSVNLALDGVPRGIELSDVKDYLGRLEGVSEVHDLHVWAMSTNETALTAHLVRPAGTDDAFLHRVCEELSQRFNIHHSTLQIEAGGETCRLAPAERV; translated from the coding sequence ATGGCGCACCATCACGACGATCACGATCATTCTCACGCACGCAGTCACGCCGGCCACAGCCACGCGCCGGATAATTTTGGCTGGGCGTTCGCCATCGGCGCTACGCTCAATACAGCGTTCGTCATTGCCGAACTGATCTTCGGCTACGCCGCCAATTCGCTGGCGCTGATCTCTGACGCTGTTCACAATTTGTCCGACGTGATCGCGCTGCTGCTGGCATGGGCCGCCGCGTGGCTGGCGCAGAAGCAGCCGACCCAGCGGCATACTTACGGCTATCGCCGCGCCTCGATCCTGGCGGCGCTGTTCAATGCCGGCCTGCTGCTGGTCGCTGTCGGCGGCATCGTCGTCGAGGCGGTCAACCGGCTGTTTGCGCCGGCCCCGGTTGCAGGCTGGACCGTCGTTCTGGTCGCCGCGCTCGGCGTCGCCATCAACGGTGGCACCGCGCTTCTATTCATGCGCGGCCGCCACGGCGATCTCAACATTCGCGGCGCTTATCTGCACATGGCGGCCGATGCCGGCGTCTCACTCGGCGTGGTGGTTGCCGCCGGCATCATCATGCTGACCGGTTGGCTGTGGCTTGATCCCGCGATCAGCCTTGTGATTGCGGCTGTGGTGTTCTGGAGCGGATGGGGTCTGGCTCGCGACAGCGTCAATCTCGCGCTCGACGGCGTGCCGCGCGGCATCGAACTCTCCGATGTGAAGGATTACCTCGGCAGGCTGGAAGGCGTCTCCGAGGTGCATGACCTCCACGTCTGGGCCATGAGCACCAATGAGACCGCGTTGACCGCGCATCTGGTGCGGCCCGCCGGCACCGACGACGCCTTCCTTCATCGCGTGTGCGAGGAGCTTTCGCAGCGGTTCAACATCCACCATTCCACGCTGCAGATCGAGGCGGGCGGCGAGACGTGCAGGCTGGCGCCGGCGGAGCGGGTGTAG
- the parC gene encoding DNA topoisomerase IV subunit A has product MGKRQLPPEEPAEIHEVMLRDALEERYLAYALSTIMHRALPDARDGLKPVHRRILYGMRLLRLDPGTPFKKSAKIVGDVMGSFHPHGDQAIYDAMVRLAQDFASRYPLVDGQGNFGNIDGDNPAAYRYTEARMTEVARLLLDGIDEDGVEFRANYDGQSKEPVVLPGGFPNLLANGAQGIAVGMATSIPPHNVAELCDAALHLIDKPEAKSKSLMKWVKGPDFPTGGIIVDSKESITEAYMTGRGSFRTRAKWTQEEGARGTWVVVITEIPWLVQKSRLVEKIAELLNEKKLPLVGDVRDESAEDVRLVIEPKSRAVDPALMMESLFRLTELESKISLNLNVLIKGKIPKVVGLAECLREWLDHLRDVLVRRSNYRKTQIENRLEILGGYLIAYLNIDKVIKIIRTEDEPKPALIKAFKLTEVQADAILNMRLRSLRKLEEFEIRTEDKNLRNELKGIKSLLGSEAEQWSKVGEQVRKVRDIFGPKTPLGKRRTQFADAPEHDLAAIEEAFVEREPVTVVISERGWVRTLKGHVEDISGLAFKTDDKLDHTFFAETTSKLLLFATNGKFYSLDVAKLPGGRGHGEPIRMFIDLEQDAAIVSLFVNKGERKFLIASSEGQGFVVKEEDCVSNTRKGKQVLNVTMPNEACAIATVQGDTVAAIGTNHKMVLFPLDQVPEMARGRGVRLQKYSSAKLSDVAVFEFKAGLTWKDSAGREQSMSAKELSDWRGNRADAGRLAHGLPKSNKFLRGVE; this is encoded by the coding sequence ATGGGAAAACGACAGCTACCGCCGGAAGAACCGGCCGAAATCCACGAGGTCATGCTGCGCGATGCGCTGGAAGAGCGCTATCTCGCCTACGCGCTCTCGACCATCATGCATCGCGCCTTGCCGGACGCCCGCGACGGGCTGAAGCCGGTGCACCGGCGCATCCTCTACGGCATGCGCCTGCTCAGGCTCGACCCCGGTACGCCCTTCAAGAAATCGGCAAAAATCGTCGGCGACGTGATGGGCTCGTTCCACCCGCATGGCGACCAGGCGATCTACGACGCCATGGTGCGTCTCGCCCAGGATTTCGCCTCGCGCTACCCGCTGGTCGACGGCCAGGGCAATTTCGGCAACATCGACGGCGATAACCCGGCCGCCTACCGCTACACCGAAGCGCGCATGACCGAGGTCGCGCGGCTGCTCCTGGACGGCATCGACGAGGACGGCGTCGAGTTCCGCGCCAATTACGACGGCCAGAGCAAGGAACCGGTCGTTCTGCCCGGTGGCTTCCCGAACCTGCTCGCCAACGGCGCGCAGGGCATTGCGGTCGGCATGGCCACCTCGATCCCGCCGCACAATGTCGCCGAGCTCTGCGACGCGGCGCTGCACCTGATCGACAAGCCTGAGGCGAAGTCGAAGTCGCTGATGAAATGGGTCAAGGGCCCGGACTTCCCGACCGGCGGCATCATCGTCGATTCCAAGGAAAGTATTACCGAAGCCTACATGACCGGGCGCGGCTCGTTCCGCACCCGCGCCAAATGGACCCAGGAAGAGGGCGCGCGCGGCACCTGGGTCGTGGTCATCACCGAGATTCCATGGCTGGTGCAGAAATCCCGGCTGGTCGAGAAGATCGCCGAACTGCTCAACGAGAAGAAGCTGCCGCTGGTCGGCGACGTCAGGGATGAATCGGCCGAGGACGTTCGCCTCGTGATCGAGCCGAAATCCCGCGCGGTCGATCCGGCGCTGATGATGGAATCGCTGTTCCGGCTCACCGAGCTCGAGAGCAAGATTTCGTTGAACCTCAATGTGCTGATCAAGGGCAAGATCCCCAAGGTGGTGGGGCTTGCCGAGTGCCTGCGCGAATGGCTCGACCATCTGCGCGACGTGCTGGTGCGCCGCTCCAACTATCGCAAGACCCAGATCGAGAACCGGCTCGAAATACTCGGCGGCTACCTGATTGCCTATTTGAACATCGACAAGGTGATCAAGATCATCCGCACCGAGGACGAGCCGAAGCCGGCGCTGATCAAGGCGTTCAAGCTGACGGAAGTCCAGGCCGATGCGATCCTCAACATGCGGCTGCGCTCCTTGCGCAAGCTCGAGGAATTCGAAATCCGCACCGAGGACAAGAACCTTCGCAATGAATTGAAGGGCATCAAGTCGCTGCTCGGGTCCGAAGCCGAGCAATGGTCCAAGGTCGGCGAACAGGTTCGGAAGGTGCGCGACATCTTTGGGCCGAAGACGCCGCTAGGCAAGCGCCGCACGCAATTCGCCGACGCGCCCGAGCATGATCTCGCCGCGATCGAGGAAGCCTTTGTCGAGCGCGAGCCGGTGACGGTCGTGATCTCCGAGAGGGGCTGGGTGCGTACACTGAAGGGCCATGTCGAGGATATCTCGGGCCTTGCCTTCAAGACCGACGACAAACTCGACCACACCTTCTTCGCCGAGACCACGTCGAAGCTCCTGCTCTTCGCCACCAACGGCAAATTCTATTCGCTCGATGTGGCAAAACTGCCCGGCGGCCGCGGCCATGGCGAGCCGATCCGCATGTTCATCGACCTCGAGCAGGACGCGGCGATCGTCTCGCTGTTCGTCAACAAGGGCGAGCGCAAGTTCCTGATCGCGAGCAGCGAGGGGCAGGGCTTCGTGGTCAAGGAAGAGGATTGCGTCAGCAATACCCGCAAGGGCAAGCAGGTGCTCAACGTCACCATGCCGAACGAGGCCTGCGCGATCGCGACCGTGCAAGGCGATACCGTGGCCGCGATCGGCACCAACCACAAGATGGTGCTGTTTCCGCTCGACCAGGTGCCCGAGATGGCGCGCGGCCGCGGCGTGCGCCTGCAGAAATATTCCAGCGCCAAGCTGTCCGACGTCGCGGTGTTCGAGTTCAAGGCCGGACTGACCTGGAAGGATTCGGCCGGCCGCGAGCAGAGCATGAGCGCCAAGGAATTGTCCGACTGGCGCGGCAACCGCGCCGACGCCGGCCGCCTCGCGCACGGCCTGCCGAAGTCGAACAAGTTTTTGCGCGGCGTGGAGTGA
- the recO gene encoding DNA repair protein RecO yields the protein MEWTDEGIVLGVRRHGESSAIVELLTRGHGRHLGLVRGGASSRMRPLLQPGNSVTAVWRARLDEHLGIYAIEGTRLRAATLLASSHAVYGVTHLAALARLLPERDPHEDIYEMLDRTLDDFDDAGGAAAHLIRFELAMLAELGFGLDLENCAATGATSDLVYVSPKSGGAVSREAGEPYRDRLLRLPAFLREGEGGANSWSDQDLQDGFRLTGLFLLRHVLEPRGQGHSDARDGFINAVTRHRARISSSA from the coding sequence ATGGAATGGACCGACGAAGGCATCGTGCTGGGCGTACGGCGGCATGGCGAATCCTCCGCCATCGTCGAGTTGCTGACGCGCGGCCATGGCCGGCATCTCGGCCTGGTGCGCGGCGGTGCCTCCTCGCGGATGCGGCCGCTGCTGCAGCCCGGTAACAGCGTCACCGCCGTGTGGCGGGCGCGGCTCGACGAACATCTCGGTATCTACGCCATCGAGGGCACGCGGCTGCGCGCCGCAACGCTGCTCGCGTCCTCGCATGCGGTCTATGGCGTTACCCATCTGGCCGCGCTGGCGCGGTTATTGCCGGAACGTGACCCGCATGAGGACATTTACGAGATGCTCGACCGCACGCTGGACGACTTCGACGACGCCGGCGGCGCGGCGGCGCACCTGATCCGGTTCGAGCTCGCGATGCTCGCCGAGCTCGGCTTCGGCCTCGATCTGGAAAACTGTGCCGCGACCGGCGCGACCTCCGACCTGGTCTACGTCTCGCCGAAATCCGGCGGCGCCGTCTCGCGGGAGGCTGGCGAGCCCTATCGGGATCGCCTGCTGCGGTTGCCGGCCTTCCTGCGCGAAGGCGAGGGCGGGGCGAACAGTTGGTCGGACCAGGACCTGCAGGACGGTTTTCGCCTGACCGGACTGTTCCTGCTCCGCCATGTGCTGGAGCCGCGCGGGCAGGGCCATTCCGACGCCCGGGATGGGTTCATCAATGCGGTAACGCGGCATCGGGCGCGAATCAGTTCGTCGGCCTGA
- the era gene encoding GTPase Era codes for MTVEPAPGSSSETRCGFVALIGAPNVGKSTLVNALVGSKVTIVSRKVQTTRALIRGIVIEDNAQIILVDTPGIFLPKRRLDRAMVSTAWSGAHDADLVCVLLDAKAGIDEEADAILSKLATVAHPKILVLNKIDLIPREKLLALAQAANERMKFEHTFMISALSGDGVADLRKTLAKSVPPGPFHYPEDQMSDAPLRHLAAEITREKIYRQLHQELPYQSTVETDSWTERKDKSVRIEQTIFVERESQRKIVLGKGGATIKSIGAESRKEIAEIVGVPVHLFLFVKVRENWGDDPDRYREMGLEFPKE; via the coding sequence ATGACAGTTGAACCCGCACCCGGCTCGTCCAGCGAGACCCGCTGCGGTTTTGTCGCGCTGATCGGCGCCCCCAATGTCGGCAAGTCCACACTTGTCAATGCGCTGGTCGGCTCCAAGGTCACCATCGTCTCGCGCAAGGTGCAGACGACGCGCGCGCTGATCCGCGGCATCGTGATCGAGGACAATGCGCAGATCATTCTGGTCGACACGCCTGGCATCTTCTTGCCGAAGCGGCGGCTGGACCGGGCCATGGTGTCGACCGCCTGGAGCGGGGCCCACGATGCCGACCTGGTCTGCGTGCTGCTCGACGCCAAGGCCGGAATCGATGAGGAGGCCGATGCGATCCTGAGCAAGCTCGCGACGGTTGCGCACCCGAAAATCCTGGTGCTGAACAAGATCGACCTGATCCCGCGCGAGAAGCTACTGGCGCTTGCGCAGGCCGCCAATGAGCGGATGAAGTTCGAGCACACCTTCATGATCTCGGCACTGTCGGGCGACGGTGTCGCCGACCTGCGCAAGACGCTCGCGAAGAGTGTGCCGCCGGGTCCGTTTCATTATCCCGAGGACCAGATGTCGGATGCTCCGCTGCGGCATCTGGCGGCGGAAATCACCCGGGAAAAGATCTACCGCCAGCTCCACCAGGAACTGCCGTACCAATCGACCGTTGAGACCGATAGCTGGACCGAGCGCAAGGACAAGTCGGTCCGGATCGAACAGACGATCTTTGTCGAGCGCGAGAGCCAGCGCAAGATCGTGCTCGGCAAGGGCGGCGCAACCATCAAGTCGATCGGCGCGGAGTCGCGGAAGGAGATCGCCGAAATTGTCGGCGTGCCCGTGCACCTGTTCCTGTTCGTCAAGGTGCGCGAGAACTGGGGCGACGACCCCGACCGCTACAGGGAAATGGGGCTGGAATTCCCCAAGGAATGA
- the rnc gene encoding ribonuclease III encodes MNDETAIIPDTSASGETGQQADAPREAAPKKKRGKAGAKAAAAAIEGRIGYKFSDPALLTTAFTHVSALKPATRHRADSYQRLEFLGDHVLGLIISDMLYRAYPRADEGELSKRLADLVRKESCADVAKSLGLLDDIKLGAVGAGAGARLRKSVLGDICEAVIGAIYLDGGYAAASQFVERNWLERMRKPRRPLRDPKTVLQEWAQSKGLPTPVYREIERTGPHHDPQFRVAVDLPGLAPAEGVGGSKRAAEKVAASVMIEREGVGSNDS; translated from the coding sequence ATGAACGACGAAACAGCGATCATTCCTGACACATCGGCCTCCGGCGAGACGGGCCAGCAGGCGGATGCGCCCCGCGAAGCTGCGCCGAAGAAGAAGCGCGGCAAGGCCGGCGCGAAGGCTGCGGCTGCCGCGATCGAGGGGCGCATCGGCTACAAATTTTCCGATCCGGCGCTGCTGACGACCGCCTTTACCCATGTCTCGGCCCTGAAGCCCGCGACCCGACATCGCGCCGACAGCTATCAGCGGCTGGAATTCCTCGGCGACCACGTGCTCGGGCTGATTATCTCCGACATGCTGTATCGCGCCTATCCGAGGGCGGACGAAGGCGAATTGTCCAAACGTCTCGCTGACCTCGTGCGCAAGGAAAGCTGCGCCGACGTCGCCAAGTCGCTGGGGCTGCTCGACGACATCAAGCTCGGCGCGGTGGGCGCAGGGGCGGGCGCGCGCCTGCGCAAGTCCGTTCTCGGCGATATCTGCGAGGCGGTGATCGGGGCGATCTATCTCGACGGCGGCTATGCGGCGGCGTCGCAATTCGTTGAACGCAACTGGCTGGAGCGGATGCGCAAACCGCGCCGGCCGCTGCGCGATCCCAAGACGGTGCTGCAGGAATGGGCCCAGAGCAAGGGCTTGCCGACGCCGGTCTATCGCGAGATCGAGCGCACCGGGCCGCACCACGACCCGCAATTCCGCGTCGCTGTCGACTTGCCGGGACTGGCGCCCGCCGAAGGCGTCGGCGGCTCCAAGCGCGCAGCCGAGAAGGTCGCAGCCTCCGTGATGATCGAACGCGAGGGCGTCGGCAGCAATGACAGTTGA
- the lepB gene encoding signal peptidase I, with protein sequence MSVTSGTKSESGLGETIRVVIHALLIALVIRTFLFQPFNIPSGSMKATLLVGDYLFVSKYSYGYSHYSIPLSPPLFSGRIFGSEPNRGDIVVFRLPKDDSTDYIKRVIGLPGDRIQMREGLLHINDKPVKRERLSDFIGEDPCGSDATARVKRWKETLPNGVSYESLDCVDNGFYDNTNVYTVPPGHFFMMGDNRDNSTDSRVLSAVGYVPFENIVGRAQMIFFSIAEGEHAWMFWRWPTAVRWNRLFTIVR encoded by the coding sequence ATGAGCGTGACATCCGGCACAAAATCTGAAAGCGGCTTGGGTGAAACCATCCGCGTCGTCATCCATGCTCTCCTGATCGCGCTCGTGATCCGCACCTTCCTGTTCCAGCCGTTCAACATCCCCTCGGGATCGATGAAGGCGACGCTTCTGGTCGGCGATTACCTGTTCGTCTCGAAATATTCCTACGGCTACAGCCACTATTCCATTCCATTGTCGCCGCCACTGTTCTCGGGCCGCATCTTCGGCTCGGAGCCGAACCGCGGCGACATCGTCGTGTTCCGCCTGCCGAAGGACGACTCTACCGATTACATCAAGCGCGTGATCGGCTTGCCGGGCGACCGTATCCAGATGCGCGAAGGGCTGCTCCACATCAACGACAAGCCGGTCAAGCGCGAGCGGCTTTCCGACTTCATCGGCGAGGACCCCTGCGGCTCCGACGCCACCGCGCGCGTCAAGCGCTGGAAGGAAACGCTGCCGAACGGCGTCAGCTATGAATCGCTCGATTGCGTCGACAACGGTTTCTACGACAACACCAACGTCTATACCGTGCCCCCCGGCCATTTCTTCATGATGGGCGACAACCGCGACAACTCCACCGATAGCCGCGTGCTGTCGGCGGTGGGCTACGTGCCGTTCGAAAACATCGTCGGCCGGGCGCAGATGATCTTCTTCTCCATTGCCGAGGGCGAACACGCCTGGATGTTCTGGCGCTGGCCGACTGCGGTGCGCTGGAATCGCCTATTCACAATTGTGCGATGA
- the acpS gene encoding holo-ACP synthase has protein sequence MIIGIGSDLIDITRVAKVIERHGDRFLDRIFTDTERAKAARRANSEKMVVATYAKRFAAKEACSKALGTGIRRGVWWRDMGVVNMPGGRPTMKLTGGALARLEALTPEGFEARIDLSITDDWPLAQAFVIISAVTPGKS, from the coding sequence ATGATCATCGGCATCGGTTCCGACCTGATCGACATCACACGGGTTGCCAAGGTGATCGAGCGCCATGGCGACCGCTTCCTCGACCGCATCTTTACCGACACCGAGCGCGCCAAGGCGGCGCGCCGCGCCAACAGCGAAAAAATGGTGGTCGCGACCTATGCCAAGCGGTTCGCGGCCAAGGAGGCCTGTTCCAAGGCTCTCGGCACCGGCATCCGGCGTGGCGTCTGGTGGCGGGACATGGGGGTGGTGAACATGCCGGGGGGACGGCCGACCATGAAACTCACCGGCGGCGCGCTGGCCCGGCTCGAAGCGTTGACGCCGGAGGGCTTCGAGGCGCGAATCGATCTGTCGATCACCGACGACTGGCCGCTGGCGCAGGCCTTCGTCATAATTTCGGCGGTCACACCCGGCAAATCATGA
- a CDS encoding pyridoxine 5'-phosphate synthase, giving the protein MPVPPLRLGVNVDHVATLRNARRGERPDPVRAALLAIEAGADGITAHLREDRRHIGDSDMARLKAEISKPLNFEMAATEDMLRISLATKPHAVCLVPERREELTTEGGLDVVGQHNVLAPFIARLNDAGIRVSLFIAADPPQIEMAAKLRAPVIEIHTGGWCDAVVDGHADKAEAEWRRIVEGAALARAAGLEVHAGHGLDYQTAETISALPEIAELNIGYFMMGEALFVGLGETVRQMRSAMDRGRQKVAGRP; this is encoded by the coding sequence ATGCCCGTTCCCCCGCTCCGCCTCGGCGTCAATGTCGACCACGTCGCCACCTTGCGCAACGCGCGGCGCGGCGAGCGGCCGGATCCGGTGCGCGCCGCGCTATTGGCGATCGAGGCTGGCGCCGACGGCATCACCGCGCATCTGCGTGAGGACCGCCGCCACATCGGCGACAGCGACATGGCGCGGCTGAAGGCCGAAATATCAAAGCCGCTGAATTTCGAGATGGCGGCAACGGAAGACATGCTGCGGATTTCGCTAGCGACAAAACCCCACGCCGTATGCCTGGTGCCGGAGCGCCGCGAAGAACTCACCACCGAGGGCGGGCTCGACGTGGTCGGACAGCACAACGTGCTGGCCCCGTTCATCGCGCGGCTCAACGATGCCGGCATCCGGGTGTCGCTGTTCATCGCCGCCGACCCGCCGCAGATCGAGATGGCGGCAAAGTTGCGCGCACCCGTGATCGAAATCCACACCGGCGGCTGGTGCGACGCCGTGGTCGACGGCCACGCTGACAAGGCCGAGGCGGAATGGCGGCGAATCGTCGAGGGCGCCGCCTTGGCGCGCGCGGCGGGGCTGGAGGTTCATGCCGGCCACGGCCTCGACTACCAGACCGCCGAGACGATTTCAGCGCTACCTGAGATCGCCGAGCTCAACATCGGCTATTTCATGATGGGGGAGGCCCTGTTCGTCGGCCTTGGCGAGACAGTGCGACAGATGCGCTCCGCAATGGACCGTGGCCGCCAGAAAGTCGCGGGCCGGCCATGA